The following coding sequences lie in one Candidatus Nitrospira allomarina genomic window:
- a CDS encoding WD40 repeat domain-containing protein gives MTQPTSPDTLSSNPGFIHTPDSQPPPLIDSLAYWKGGIRELKSFRGHTQEIWAVAFSPDGLTLASGGNDRFIRIWDIETGRLLRSLRGHTHVVREVKYSPDGQIIASASEDRTIRLWNPQTGESLRLLFTRYDHAVCSISFSPDGLMLARAGQNKDIKIWEVTTGTELMTLLGKDQYDHNWSVCTAFSPDGIHLVAGTDIGKIKLYEVLPSGEEKIVHNGHWRDEADDEETENRGFYVDDQGGFQKPMEYWIGALTFTPDGGTMISGSRDCTIKFWDMPTMEERRTLKGHSEWVRNLLVTKDGQVLISASDDGTVKMWDIQTGRQFRTLRSHKGPVRGVALSSDGKYLATAGNDRIITLWEGGE, from the coding sequence ATGACCCAGCCCACAAGCCCAGACACACTGAGTTCTAATCCCGGGTTCATTCATACTCCTGATTCACAGCCTCCGCCACTCATCGATTCACTAGCCTATTGGAAAGGCGGTATCAGGGAACTGAAGTCATTCCGTGGTCACACACAAGAGATATGGGCTGTCGCCTTCTCCCCTGATGGACTGACATTAGCAAGCGGAGGGAACGATCGTTTTATCCGAATTTGGGATATTGAGACCGGCCGCCTTCTTCGTTCCCTACGAGGGCACACACATGTCGTTCGAGAAGTCAAATATAGCCCTGATGGCCAAATAATCGCTTCTGCAAGTGAGGACAGGACCATACGGCTGTGGAATCCTCAAACGGGAGAATCTCTCCGGTTACTTTTTACTCGATATGACCATGCGGTATGCAGTATTTCCTTCTCCCCAGACGGGCTCATGCTCGCGAGGGCGGGACAGAATAAAGACATTAAAATTTGGGAAGTGACCACAGGCACCGAACTCATGACGCTCCTTGGTAAAGATCAATACGACCATAATTGGAGTGTCTGCACAGCATTTTCACCTGACGGCATTCACCTAGTGGCCGGCACCGATATCGGGAAAATTAAGCTTTATGAGGTTTTGCCAAGCGGGGAAGAAAAAATTGTACACAACGGCCATTGGAGAGATGAGGCCGATGACGAAGAGACCGAAAATCGAGGTTTTTACGTAGATGATCAAGGCGGATTTCAAAAACCCATGGAATATTGGATTGGGGCCCTCACCTTTACCCCTGACGGGGGCACCATGATCTCAGGAAGTCGTGACTGTACGATTAAATTCTGGGACATGCCGACCATGGAAGAACGCCGCACGTTGAAAGGTCACTCTGAATGGGTCAGAAATCTTCTTGTGACCAAAGATGGCCAGGTGCTTATCAGCGCCAGCGATGATGGGACCGTCAAAATGTGGGACATCCAAACCGGCCGTCAATTCCGAACGCTTCGATCGCACAAAGGCCCTGTCAGGGGAGTTGCTCTTTCTTCTGATGGGAAATACCTCGCCACAGCTGGCAATGACCGGATCATCACCCTCTGGGAGGGTGGGGAATAA
- a CDS encoding sigma-54-dependent transcriptional regulator, which yields MTHGSVLIIDDEPLMRVSMVDALKAIGYVVQEASSGLEGLERLRTSRFNLVITDLRLPGVDGLHIVKQCREQCPGTEVIVITAHGSVDTAVDAMKSGAYDYITKPFSMDELLLSVQRVCAVVALREENRVLRDALEKKFSFQGIVGKNERMRQVLEKVKLVSATDATVLVVGESGTGKELIANAIHTNSARRNHALVKVSCAALPETLLEAELFGHEKGAFTGALRQRQGRFELAHQGTLFLDEIGEISPLVQIKLLRVLQERQFERVGGNDTIEVDVRLVCATQKDLRKEVEQGRFREDLYYRLNVVPVQLPPLRERREDIFMIAQHFLETMSGRNHQEPKALSRQAREVLLQYSFPGNVRELENTIERALALAQHTQEIQVWDLCGQSRCPYAGGEPQKGCGFCGNLEGRRGVKNGAMETLAEAREHFERGHILEILNRTGWSRLTASKVLGLSRKGLWEKCKRYGIVRACDDTNSESGDENEG from the coding sequence ATGACTCACGGTTCCGTCCTGATAATTGATGATGAGCCCTTGATGCGAGTCTCTATGGTGGATGCGCTGAAGGCTATCGGTTATGTGGTACAGGAGGCCAGTTCCGGGTTGGAGGGACTCGAGCGGTTGCGGACTTCACGGTTTAATTTGGTCATTACTGATTTGCGATTGCCCGGTGTGGATGGGCTGCATATCGTGAAGCAGTGCCGGGAGCAGTGCCCCGGCACGGAAGTAATTGTCATTACGGCACATGGTTCCGTTGACACGGCTGTCGATGCGATGAAAAGCGGTGCCTACGACTACATCACAAAACCCTTTTCTATGGATGAATTGTTGTTGAGTGTGCAGCGGGTTTGTGCGGTGGTGGCTCTTCGTGAAGAGAATCGGGTGTTACGGGATGCGTTGGAAAAGAAATTTAGTTTCCAAGGGATTGTGGGAAAAAATGAGCGGATGCGGCAGGTGCTGGAGAAAGTCAAGTTAGTCTCGGCCACTGACGCGACCGTTTTAGTGGTCGGGGAAAGTGGAACGGGAAAGGAATTGATTGCCAATGCCATCCATACCAATAGCGCCCGCCGAAACCATGCCTTGGTCAAAGTCAGTTGTGCCGCACTCCCGGAAACGCTGTTGGAGGCTGAACTGTTCGGGCATGAAAAAGGGGCGTTTACGGGGGCCCTCCGGCAACGGCAGGGGCGGTTCGAACTTGCTCATCAGGGAACGCTTTTTTTGGATGAAATTGGGGAAATTTCCCCGTTGGTCCAGATTAAATTGCTTCGTGTTCTCCAGGAACGTCAATTTGAGCGCGTCGGGGGAAATGACACGATTGAAGTGGATGTGCGATTAGTATGTGCAACGCAGAAGGATTTGCGGAAAGAAGTTGAACAAGGTCGATTCCGGGAAGATCTCTATTATCGATTGAATGTGGTGCCCGTTCAGCTTCCCCCTCTCCGAGAACGTCGAGAAGATATTTTCATGATCGCCCAGCATTTTTTGGAGACGATGTCAGGTCGAAATCACCAAGAACCCAAAGCCTTGTCACGTCAAGCTCGCGAGGTATTATTGCAGTATTCTTTTCCGGGGAATGTCCGCGAATTGGAAAACACTATTGAACGGGCGTTAGCATTGGCACAACACACTCAAGAAATCCAGGTTTGGGATCTCTGCGGACAGAGTCGATGTCCATATGCGGGAGGGGAACCGCAAAAAGGATGCGGGTTTTGCGGGAATCTTGAGGGCAGGAGAGGCGTGAAAAATGGGGCGATGGAGACATTGGCCGAAGCCCGGGAGCATTTTGAACGGGGGCATATTCTTGAAATACTCAATCGAACAGGGTGGAGTCGGCTGACGGCCTCGAAGGTTTTAGGATTATCGAGAAAAGGGCTTTGGGAAAAATGTAAACGGTATGGAATTGTGCGGGCATGCGACGACACGAACTCTGAGAGTGGCGATGAGAATGAGGGTTGA
- a CDS encoding PAS domain S-box protein encodes MKRFGFPLQLKGKTILAMVLVGLLPLILSLLLTYFEEKRALREAAGITMKGIAVEVARKVETQIVRGINEAQQLATIPFIRSAIMNSNRSYADKNPDEIQALIQQWQESWRAQSKKDEFPVFLNKYATDYLIQWHAIRKSDYLAIVVVDTQGALVLSSFPQVNFFHGNSLWWEAVVQHHDAQAFVSDLSFDPGFGTHVLNVGVPIWDDHRQNVVGAISILLRRDSLFRSISEVAAGKTGHAMLTASDGMPILCPAFSLEEHVMPPNVVSAFQEGGVGWLVADPDSHGMPNAIVGYAPLHLGMPLAPESFGGKSWHMLTSQDSAETYAPLDQLLSKVIFYGISVFVILWGAGVVVAGRIVKPIQALSQGVEQFGGGNLSEKIAIRTGDEIERLADTFNAMADNLQHSFSELNQKVDEIGRLEQKYRDLIENAPEMIHQLDPAGRFVHVNTTELQKLGYSLVDMLEMSLWDIVPAEQQEGVRAYVQGLALGGARSIETVFRTQSREVMDVEIHSTTLMDPGTHSVVYSRGFVRDITARKALEREVERYTTQLEGIVAERTLQLSDSEAGYKALFNLAADSIFVVDSEGRILDVNAREREILGYVPSDLEGAYFVKLVPPAFQRISQNLLERVSGEESKVPTTEIEVYDRQGIMKSMEMDLVRIDMGGRASIMVQLRDITEHKKLEAELQRYNEVLEDKVSERTREIEQAKLYIESLLENANDVIYTLDVDLRFTYVNGKVDAWGYRKEDLIGKPYLSLLSKRYRGRYLKETLDLGTKQVYEVEVVSREGELRSVLVSVAPLLNDEGVYTGVLGIARDITERKHLERQVQNSERLASIGKLAAGVAHEINNPLGGILNCLYNIRKGTLTPERSQEYLHFMEDGLRRVQRIVRQLLDFSQQREPELAMTDLHQILDRVLVLTEHVFLVKHATLSKDYDETLPMVMVDAHMIEQVIMNLVLNAVQALKEGGQVTLRTRKQEEGYEIEVEDTGCGIPQEIRPHIFDPFFTTKGTGEGTGLGLSVSLGIVQRHAGEMVVDSEEGKGTRFTIRLPLVRSRAGIPVKVGT; translated from the coding sequence TTGAAACGCTTTGGGTTTCCCCTCCAACTAAAGGGCAAGACGATTCTGGCGATGGTGCTGGTTGGTCTTCTGCCCCTTATTCTTTCTCTCCTCCTCACATATTTTGAAGAAAAGCGTGCACTAAGGGAAGCCGCCGGTATCACCATGAAGGGGATTGCGGTGGAAGTGGCTCGTAAAGTCGAGACCCAGATTGTTCGTGGAATTAATGAGGCGCAACAGCTGGCCACAATTCCCTTTATTCGAAGTGCCATCATGAATTCGAACCGAAGTTATGCTGATAAGAATCCAGACGAAATTCAGGCTTTAATTCAGCAGTGGCAGGAAAGTTGGCGGGCCCAATCCAAAAAGGATGAGTTCCCGGTTTTTCTGAACAAATATGCTACCGACTACCTGATTCAATGGCACGCAATTCGAAAATCGGATTATCTCGCGATTGTTGTAGTAGATACGCAGGGGGCATTGGTGTTGAGCTCTTTTCCACAAGTCAATTTTTTCCATGGAAACAGTCTCTGGTGGGAGGCCGTGGTTCAACATCATGATGCCCAGGCGTTTGTGAGTGATTTGTCATTTGATCCAGGGTTTGGGACGCATGTCCTGAATGTTGGCGTCCCGATTTGGGATGATCATCGACAAAACGTCGTGGGAGCTATCAGTATTCTTCTGAGAAGGGATTCGTTATTTCGGTCGATTTCTGAAGTGGCCGCCGGGAAAACCGGTCATGCCATGTTAACCGCATCCGATGGAATGCCGATTCTCTGTCCCGCGTTTTCTTTGGAAGAGCACGTGATGCCCCCGAATGTGGTCAGTGCGTTTCAAGAAGGTGGAGTTGGGTGGTTGGTGGCCGATCCGGATTCCCATGGTATGCCGAATGCCATTGTTGGCTATGCTCCTCTTCATTTGGGGATGCCATTAGCTCCAGAAAGTTTTGGTGGGAAGTCCTGGCATATGTTAACCAGTCAAGATTCTGCCGAGACGTATGCACCACTGGATCAATTATTAAGTAAGGTCATCTTCTATGGAATCTCTGTTTTTGTCATCTTGTGGGGAGCAGGAGTCGTGGTTGCTGGCCGGATCGTGAAGCCCATACAAGCCTTATCGCAGGGAGTTGAGCAATTTGGAGGTGGGAATCTTTCGGAAAAAATTGCGATCCGTACCGGTGATGAAATCGAACGCTTGGCTGATACCTTCAATGCCATGGCGGACAATCTACAGCATTCGTTTTCTGAGTTGAATCAGAAAGTGGATGAAATTGGGCGATTGGAGCAGAAATATCGTGATCTCATTGAGAATGCTCCGGAAATGATTCATCAATTAGATCCCGCAGGGCGGTTCGTCCATGTCAATACGACTGAGTTGCAAAAGCTGGGATATTCGCTTGTCGACATGCTTGAGATGTCGCTCTGGGATATTGTCCCGGCGGAACAACAAGAGGGGGTGCGGGCCTATGTCCAAGGGCTGGCCTTGGGTGGGGCGCGCTCCATAGAAACTGTTTTTCGTACGCAATCACGTGAAGTGATGGATGTGGAAATTCATTCAACGACGCTGATGGATCCGGGAACCCATTCAGTGGTGTATTCGAGAGGATTTGTGAGGGATATCACTGCCCGAAAGGCTCTGGAGCGTGAAGTTGAGCGATATACCACCCAATTGGAAGGTATTGTCGCCGAACGAACCCTACAACTGTCTGACTCAGAGGCGGGCTATAAGGCGTTATTTAATTTGGCTGCCGATTCAATCTTTGTGGTTGATTCGGAAGGCCGTATTTTGGATGTCAATGCGCGTGAACGGGAAATTCTAGGGTATGTCCCTTCTGATTTAGAAGGCGCGTACTTTGTGAAGCTTGTTCCTCCGGCATTCCAGAGGATCAGTCAGAATTTGTTGGAACGAGTCAGTGGTGAAGAGTCAAAGGTCCCCACGACAGAGATTGAGGTTTATGACCGGCAAGGCATCATGAAGTCCATGGAGATGGACCTGGTTCGCATCGATATGGGTGGAAGAGCCTCAATCATGGTGCAGCTGCGAGATATTACCGAGCATAAAAAGCTGGAAGCTGAACTGCAACGATACAATGAGGTCCTGGAAGATAAAGTCTCAGAGCGTACCCGGGAAATTGAGCAAGCCAAGCTGTACATTGAAAGTCTGTTAGAAAATGCCAATGACGTGATTTATACCTTGGACGTTGATTTACGGTTTACTTATGTCAATGGGAAAGTTGATGCATGGGGATATCGAAAAGAAGACTTGATTGGAAAACCGTATCTCTCGTTACTCTCCAAGCGGTATCGTGGACGGTATTTGAAAGAAACATTGGATCTTGGGACAAAGCAAGTCTACGAAGTAGAGGTGGTCAGTCGAGAGGGAGAGTTGCGGTCGGTTCTGGTTAGTGTAGCCCCGCTTCTCAATGATGAAGGCGTTTACACAGGAGTATTAGGTATTGCCAGGGATATCACGGAACGGAAGCATTTGGAACGCCAGGTGCAGAATTCTGAGCGTTTAGCCTCCATTGGTAAGCTGGCCGCCGGGGTCGCACATGAAATTAACAATCCGTTAGGGGGAATTTTAAATTGTTTATATAATATTCGAAAGGGAACGTTGACGCCCGAACGATCCCAGGAATATTTGCATTTTATGGAGGATGGATTGCGACGCGTTCAACGCATCGTTCGGCAGCTCCTGGATTTTTCCCAGCAACGTGAACCGGAATTAGCCATGACAGATCTTCATCAAATTTTAGACCGGGTTCTGGTATTGACCGAGCATGTATTCCTGGTCAAACATGCCACTCTGAGTAAGGACTATGATGAGACACTGCCGATGGTGATGGTCGATGCGCATATGATTGAGCAGGTGATTATGAACTTAGTCCTGAATGCGGTTCAGGCACTTAAAGAAGGTGGCCAGGTGACATTGCGTACCAGAAAGCAGGAAGAAGGATATGAAATTGAAGTGGAGGATACCGGGTGCGGAATACCTCAAGAGATTCGCCCTCATATTTTTGATCCCTTTTTTACGACGAAAGGGACCGGAGAGGGGACCGGGTTGGGATTGTCGGTGAGTTTGGGAATTGTGCAGCGGCACGCAGGTGAAATGGTGGTTGACAGTGAAGAGGGAAAAGGTACTCGTTTTACCATTCGCCTGCCCTTGGTTCGATCGCGTGCGGGGATTCCTGTAAAGGTAGGCACATGA
- the secF gene encoding protein translocase subunit SecF: MMEILGKTDIDFMGKRNIAFAVSGILASLGLVAVIGILFGWANLGIDFAGGTAVQLKFDKPLLIAEARKALDAHGLGSAELQEFPQDQKLLIRVKTETTIEEGISENIIQAFQAEFPDHGFVVDSSTSIGPTIGKKLQEDALIAVILSLAGIILYVAVRFEFRFGVAAAIATFHDVLAVLGIYFLLNTEITLLVVTALLTLAGYSLTDTVIVFDRIRENLRQRRRETTTTIVNNGINQVLSRTLITTLTVVLVLVPLTIWGGEVLHDFSLALLLGVMVGTYSSIFVASPLLLLWPGGEGKLLSRGK, from the coding sequence ATGATGGAAATTCTTGGGAAAACAGATATTGATTTTATGGGAAAGCGGAACATTGCTTTCGCGGTATCGGGCATTCTGGCTTCTCTGGGATTGGTGGCCGTTATCGGAATTTTGTTTGGATGGGCAAATCTGGGAATCGATTTTGCGGGGGGGACGGCGGTTCAGCTTAAATTTGATAAACCGCTCCTGATTGCTGAGGCCAGAAAAGCCTTGGATGCGCATGGATTGGGTTCCGCTGAACTTCAGGAGTTTCCCCAGGACCAGAAGCTCTTGATTCGTGTAAAAACCGAAACCACGATCGAAGAAGGAATCAGTGAAAATATCATTCAGGCTTTTCAAGCTGAATTTCCTGATCACGGATTTGTAGTGGATTCGAGTACTTCAATAGGACCCACAATTGGAAAGAAACTGCAAGAGGATGCCTTGATTGCGGTCATTCTTTCCCTGGCAGGCATTATCCTCTATGTCGCCGTTCGTTTTGAGTTTCGTTTTGGGGTGGCTGCAGCCATTGCCACATTTCATGATGTTCTGGCGGTGTTGGGGATTTATTTTCTGTTGAATACAGAAATTACGCTGCTGGTGGTGACGGCGCTATTGACCCTGGCAGGGTATTCTTTGACCGATACCGTTATCGTGTTTGACCGGATTCGGGAAAATCTTCGTCAGAGGAGACGGGAAACGACGACGACGATTGTTAATAATGGAATCAATCAGGTCTTAAGCAGAACATTAATTACAACACTGACGGTGGTTCTGGTCTTGGTGCCCTTAACCATATGGGGAGGGGAAGTCTTACATGATTTTTCATTGGCCTTACTCTTGGGGGTCATGGTTGGGACCTATTCTTCAATTTTTGTCGCAAGTCCGCTCCTGTTACTGTGGCCTGGTGGAGAGGGAAAGCTGCTAAGCCGAGGTAAATAG
- the secD gene encoding protein translocase subunit SecD has protein sequence MKKLRGRLFLLFVVTVVSVILALPSFPGLFQSLPDGVKRVLSHRGLSLGLDLQGGIHLVLEVEEERAVEIAVDRIRKAVEDLLKDKAIVVEGVRREGSKMIVITLQQEAEGEKVRTLLDEAFPNFESHNPSGTRLVYELRSTEVDRIKTSAINQALETLRNRIDEFGVAEPLIQRLGLNQIAIQLPGVKDPQRAKDLIQETALLEFKLLEESKAALDLPPQVEKGQEDTVRKTLEGKIPDGAEILFETAISEPDGRAYSIPYLVKKDAVLTGDVLQDARVTIGDFNEPIVSITFDSKGAREFDELTAANIGKRMAVVLDGKVYSAPVIRDRISGGRAIIEGTFTTAEANDLAVVLRAGALPAPLKTLQDLTVGPSLGQDSIEKGLRTTIIAGTLVLIFMIVYYRLSGLIANMAVFLNLICLLGALSGLNATLTLPGIAGIILTIGMGVDSNVLIFERIREELRQGRPVRLAVDSGYNKAFLTIVDSHVTTLITGLALFLFGTGPIKGFAVTLCLGIAINLFTALVGTKVVFDFLNRRKLDSLSI, from the coding sequence ATGAAAAAGCTTCGTGGGAGGTTGTTTCTCCTTTTTGTGGTCACGGTGGTGTCCGTCATCCTGGCCCTGCCTTCGTTCCCAGGGCTGTTCCAGTCGTTGCCTGATGGGGTCAAGCGGGTATTAAGTCACCGTGGGCTTTCGTTGGGTCTCGATCTTCAGGGAGGCATTCACCTGGTTTTGGAAGTCGAAGAGGAACGAGCGGTCGAGATTGCCGTTGATCGAATTCGTAAGGCTGTTGAGGATCTGCTGAAGGACAAGGCGATCGTGGTGGAGGGTGTTCGTCGTGAGGGGTCGAAGATGATTGTCATCACCCTTCAACAAGAAGCCGAAGGGGAGAAAGTCCGAACGCTGCTCGATGAGGCTTTCCCGAACTTTGAGTCGCACAATCCGTCCGGAACGCGTTTGGTATACGAACTTCGCTCTACCGAGGTGGATCGAATCAAAACCTCAGCTATCAACCAGGCTCTTGAAACCCTCAGAAACCGGATTGATGAATTTGGGGTTGCCGAACCTCTTATTCAACGATTGGGGCTCAACCAAATTGCGATTCAATTGCCTGGGGTCAAAGACCCTCAACGGGCTAAAGATCTCATTCAAGAAACGGCTCTTTTAGAATTTAAATTGTTGGAGGAGTCCAAGGCCGCATTGGATTTACCGCCTCAAGTCGAAAAAGGCCAAGAGGATACGGTGAGGAAGACCTTAGAAGGAAAAATTCCTGATGGGGCAGAAATTCTCTTTGAAACGGCGATCTCGGAACCGGATGGTCGGGCGTATAGTATTCCCTATCTTGTGAAAAAAGATGCCGTTCTCACCGGCGATGTGTTGCAAGATGCGCGCGTGACGATTGGGGATTTCAATGAGCCGATTGTCAGTATTACCTTTGATAGCAAAGGGGCACGAGAGTTTGATGAGCTAACCGCTGCCAACATCGGTAAACGGATGGCGGTGGTCCTGGATGGGAAGGTGTATTCGGCGCCCGTTATTCGAGATCGCATTAGTGGCGGCCGGGCGATCATTGAAGGCACCTTTACCACTGCAGAAGCGAATGATCTGGCTGTGGTGCTCCGGGCTGGTGCGTTACCGGCACCGTTGAAAACCTTGCAGGATTTAACCGTGGGACCTTCTTTGGGACAGGATTCAATTGAGAAGGGGTTACGAACAACGATTATTGCCGGGACGCTGGTCCTCATTTTTATGATTGTGTATTACCGGCTCTCCGGTCTCATCGCTAATATGGCGGTGTTTCTCAATTTAATCTGTTTGCTGGGAGCTTTATCAGGGCTTAATGCCACTTTAACTTTACCAGGCATTGCCGGAATTATTTTGACCATTGGAATGGGAGTCGATTCCAATGTGTTGATATTTGAGCGAATTCGAGAGGAGCTTCGGCAGGGCCGTCCCGTTCGTTTAGCCGTAGATAGCGGGTATAATAAAGCCTTTTTGACGATCGTAGATTCCCATGTGACGACCCTGATTACGGGGTTGGCGCTGTTTTTATTTGGGACGGGACCTATTAAAGGGTTTGCAGTAACCTTGTGTTTGGGAATTGCTATTAACTTGTTTACGGCGTTGGTGGGAACGAAGGTGGTATTTGATTTCCTGAACCGACGAAAGTTGGACTCGCTCAGTATCTAA
- the yajC gene encoding preprotein translocase subunit YajC: MNLDSYAWAQAGGAGPDSSAGLLSLIPFLLIFVVFYFLLILPQQRRQKKQRELLDSLKKGDKVITSSGIWGTVTNLDKETATLQVADNTKIRLQRDHIASIRTSNES, encoded by the coding sequence ATGAACCTAGATTCCTATGCTTGGGCTCAAGCCGGGGGAGCCGGTCCGGATTCCTCCGCCGGCTTATTATCGCTCATTCCTTTTCTTCTGATTTTTGTGGTGTTTTATTTTTTGCTAATTTTGCCGCAACAACGTCGGCAAAAAAAACAACGGGAATTGTTGGATAGCCTAAAAAAAGGCGATAAGGTCATTACGTCTTCGGGAATTTGGGGAACCGTGACCAATTTGGATAAGGAAACGGCTACCCTACAAGTCGCGGATAATACAAAAATTCGGTTGCAACGCGATCATATCGCGAGCATCCGTACGTCGAATGAATCATGA
- the tgt gene encoding tRNA guanosine(34) transglycosylase Tgt, with protein MSKEPSTSQSGPNRFHIQHTLPSGRARVGRLLTSHGEIDTPAFMPVGSQGTVKGLDPDEVRECGFHMVLANAYHLFLRPGHELIESLGGLHAFMQWPGAILTDSGGYQMVSLADLCEVTEEGVGFRSHIDGAWHLLSPEKSMTIQVALGSDIMMVLDHCPTFPCTEQQAREAVQRTTRWAQRCAAVPRKEHQWLFGIVQGGVFVQLRQESTQELVNLNMDGYALGGLSLGEEKPAMLAMIETVIDQLPPGRPRYLMGVGLPEDIVEGVARGLDLFDCVIPTRHGRTGWLFTSTGKVLIKQARYARDSNPIDAECGCPVCQRFSRAYLRHLFLSHEMLGVRLNTIHNLWYYGSLMKGLRQAISANQFDDYRKDFYRRRDCDTSETLIQEIST; from the coding sequence ATGTCTAAAGAACCATCCACTTCACAATCAGGTCCCAATCGTTTTCATATTCAGCATACGTTGCCTTCTGGTCGCGCGAGGGTTGGACGACTTTTAACCTCCCATGGTGAGATCGATACTCCTGCCTTTATGCCGGTTGGCTCACAGGGGACGGTCAAAGGACTGGACCCGGATGAAGTCCGCGAATGCGGGTTTCATATGGTTTTGGCAAATGCCTATCATCTATTTTTGCGACCTGGGCATGAACTCATCGAATCTCTGGGAGGGCTTCATGCTTTCATGCAATGGCCCGGAGCGATTTTGACCGATAGTGGTGGCTACCAGATGGTGAGTCTGGCCGATCTTTGTGAGGTGACCGAGGAGGGGGTTGGCTTTCGTTCTCATATCGACGGTGCGTGGCATTTACTCTCACCGGAAAAAAGTATGACCATCCAGGTTGCACTTGGCTCCGATATTATGATGGTTCTTGACCATTGTCCGACTTTTCCTTGTACCGAACAGCAAGCACGTGAGGCTGTGCAGCGAACGACCAGGTGGGCTCAGCGATGCGCTGCGGTACCGAGAAAAGAGCATCAGTGGTTGTTTGGGATTGTTCAGGGCGGAGTCTTTGTCCAATTGAGACAAGAGTCGACTCAGGAGTTGGTCAATTTGAATATGGATGGCTATGCCTTGGGTGGATTATCCTTGGGAGAAGAAAAGCCCGCAATGTTGGCGATGATCGAGACGGTGATTGACCAGCTTCCACCCGGTCGTCCCCGCTACTTAATGGGAGTTGGGCTTCCTGAAGATATTGTGGAAGGGGTGGCTCGGGGGTTGGATTTATTTGATTGCGTTATTCCGACCAGGCATGGGCGCACCGGTTGGCTGTTTACCTCGACAGGGAAGGTGTTGATTAAACAGGCTCGCTATGCCCGTGATTCCAATCCCATTGATGCCGAATGTGGGTGTCCGGTCTGCCAACGGTTTTCCAGAGCCTATTTGCGGCACTTGTTTTTATCGCATGAAATGTTAGGCGTACGTCTGAATACGATCCATAATCTTTGGTACTATGGCTCGCTCATGAAGGGGCTACGACAAGCCATTAGCGCGAATCAGTTTGACGACTACCGGAAAGATTTTTACCGCCGACGCGATTGTGACACGAGTGAAACGCTCATTCAGGAAATATCGACCTGA